The following coding sequences lie in one Fimbriimonadaceae bacterium genomic window:
- a CDS encoding Gfo/Idh/MocA family oxidoreductase — translation MSKKLKIGIIGSGGIAQGCHMPGYASMPDLCEMTWVCDVNPDTAKAAAEKFNVPNVTTDYRKMLAEGELDAVSVATPNAYHVDPTVDAVNAGVHVLCEKPLAMNSDEARRMCRAAKDNNKILMVGLQSRFGGPARFMREYIDAGHMGDIYYARAWALRRRGVPGWGVFIDKEKQGGGPLIDIGVHILDLTLYLMGYPKPVSAFGKTWDVLGTNPDLFNNWGDYDRTKYTVEDFAVGLIKFDNGAVVNLESSFMANLDGDPFRTHLFGTKSGATVNPYGENPIELYTEQNKQLFNLKPINVPRVESSHTAEVQAFVNAILENKPSPVPGENGLILNAIFDALYKSSETGREEMIDTSF, via the coding sequence ATGTCCAAGAAGCTGAAAATCGGAATTATTGGGAGTGGCGGAATCGCCCAAGGATGCCACATGCCAGGCTATGCAAGCATGCCTGACCTTTGTGAAATGACATGGGTCTGTGATGTGAACCCAGACACTGCCAAGGCTGCCGCAGAGAAGTTTAACGTTCCTAACGTCACCACCGACTATCGCAAGATGCTGGCTGAAGGCGAACTTGATGCTGTTTCAGTTGCCACGCCAAACGCTTACCATGTCGATCCAACAGTCGATGCGGTGAATGCGGGTGTCCACGTGCTTTGCGAAAAGCCCCTTGCCATGAACTCCGATGAAGCGCGCCGGATGTGCCGTGCTGCCAAGGACAACAACAAGATTCTGATGGTCGGGCTCCAATCTCGATTTGGCGGTCCAGCAAGGTTTATGAGGGAGTACATCGACGCGGGGCACATGGGAGACATTTATTACGCGCGGGCTTGGGCGCTTCGTCGGCGTGGTGTTCCGGGTTGGGGCGTCTTCATCGACAAGGAGAAGCAGGGCGGAGGTCCGCTCATCGACATTGGCGTACACATCCTTGATCTGACTTTGTATCTGATGGGCTATCCCAAACCCGTGTCGGCGTTTGGTAAGACTTGGGACGTGCTCGGCACAAACCCCGACCTCTTTAACAACTGGGGCGATTACGACCGGACGAAGTACACCGTAGAGGACTTTGCGGTTGGGCTCATCAAGTTCGACAACGGCGCGGTCGTGAATCTGGAGAGTTCGTTTATGGCGAACCTCGATGGAGATCCGTTCCGAACTCACCTCTTTGGGACAAAGTCAGGAGCGACTGTCAACCCTTACGGGGAAAATCCCATTGAGCTTTATACTGAGCAGAATAAGCAGCTTTTCAATCTGAAACCGATCAATGTCCCGCGAGTGGAATCTTCACACACTGCCGAGGTTCAGGCCTTCGTCAACGCTATTCTGGAGAACAAGCCCTCACCTGTTCCGGGAGAGAATGGGCTCATCCTCAATGCGATCTTCGATGCCTTGTACAAGAGTTCAGAAACGGGCAGGGAAGAGATGATCGACACGAGTTTTTGA
- the glnA gene encoding type I glutamate--ammonia ligase has product MTPREAVQFVLDNEAQFVDIRFTDLFGMWHHFSMNAGHFSEDIFEDGLGFDGSSIRGFQSINESDMLLVPDPATIFMDPYTELPTAVVMCNIEDPMTRQPYSRDPRYVAKKAEAYLKSSGIADTAFVGPEAEFFLFDQLLYNANPHEMGFKIGSHEAHWTSADEGSAGFTIRPKGGYFPCPPVDKLQDVRSEMMATMIQTGLDVEVHHHEVASAGQCEIDLRFKPLLEMADNIQKYKYVVRNTAYRNGLIACFMPKPLYGDNGSGMHVHVSLWKNGESMMYDETGYAGLSDTARFFVGGLLKHAAALLAFCAPTTNSYRRLVPGYEAPINLLYSQRNRSACVRIPMYSKSPKAKRVEFRAPDPSANPYLAFPAIIMAGLDGIQNRIEPPKPLDKDLYELPAEERAGIPQTPGSLRATLEALASDHEFLLKGDVFTKDLVETYVEYKLKHECDAIALRPHPYEFFLYGDI; this is encoded by the coding sequence ATGACACCAAGAGAGGCCGTACAATTCGTTCTTGATAACGAAGCGCAATTCGTAGACATTCGCTTCACCGACCTTTTTGGAATGTGGCACCACTTCTCAATGAATGCGGGCCACTTCAGCGAAGACATTTTTGAGGATGGTTTGGGCTTTGATGGCTCATCCATTCGTGGCTTCCAGAGCATCAACGAGTCCGACATGCTCCTGGTTCCCGACCCTGCCACCATCTTCATGGACCCGTATACCGAGCTACCGACCGCGGTCGTGATGTGCAACATCGAAGACCCGATGACTCGGCAACCCTATTCTCGCGATCCACGCTATGTGGCCAAAAAGGCCGAGGCTTACCTCAAGTCGTCCGGCATTGCCGACACGGCTTTTGTTGGACCGGAAGCAGAGTTCTTCCTGTTCGACCAGTTGCTCTACAACGCCAATCCGCACGAGATGGGCTTTAAGATCGGAAGCCACGAGGCGCACTGGACGAGCGCGGACGAAGGTTCGGCAGGTTTCACGATTCGACCCAAGGGTGGGTACTTCCCCTGCCCGCCGGTGGATAAGCTGCAAGACGTCCGCAGCGAGATGATGGCGACAATGATCCAAACAGGTTTGGATGTTGAGGTCCATCACCACGAAGTTGCCAGCGCCGGCCAGTGTGAAATCGACCTCCGCTTTAAGCCGCTCTTGGAAATGGCTGACAACATCCAGAAGTACAAGTACGTCGTGCGCAACACGGCCTACCGAAACGGTTTGATCGCCTGCTTTATGCCAAAGCCGCTCTATGGCGACAACGGTAGCGGCATGCACGTTCACGTTTCACTCTGGAAGAACGGCGAGTCGATGATGTATGACGAGACGGGCTATGCCGGACTTTCGGACACGGCTCGCTTCTTTGTAGGTGGTTTGCTCAAGCATGCTGCAGCGCTTTTGGCCTTCTGTGCGCCGACAACGAACTCCTACCGACGACTTGTTCCGGGCTATGAAGCCCCGATCAACTTGCTGTACTCACAGCGAAACCGCTCGGCTTGTGTTCGTATCCCGATGTACAGCAAGTCGCCTAAGGCTAAGCGAGTTGAGTTCAGAGCGCCGGACCCCAGCGCCAACCCATATCTCGCCTTTCCGGCGATCATCATGGCTGGCCTGGACGGTATTCAAAACCGGATTGAGCCGCCAAAGCCGCTTGACAAGGATCTCTACGAACTGCCCGCCGAAGAGCGCGCAGGAATTCCGCAAACGCCAGGTTCGCTCCGAGCGACGCTTGAGGCGCTTGCCAGCGATCACGAGTTCTTGCTAAAGGGCGACGTGTTCACAAAGGACCTCGTTGAGACCTATGTTGAGTACAAACTGAAGCACGAGTGCGACGCGATTGCATTGCGCCCGCACCCGTACGAGTTCTTCCTGTACGGCGACATTTAA